In Phycisphaeraceae bacterium, the sequence CGTTTTCCAATCCATAGTGGTAGCTGTCCACAAGCATCTGCACACTCGGCAAGTCAACCTGCTCACAAAGTTGCTGACATTCCGCCAGCGAATTGAGAGTATTGGTTTCGTTCCTGTTGAGATGTTCGATGACGAGCGTGATGCTGTGATGAGCGCAGATTTCTCCAGCCATACGGGTGAACTCGACCAGATGAGACCATGCGGTAGCTTCATCCACATCATCAGGACGACGACGCGCCCCGCCGCTGCCGAAAACAAACCGCTTGATGCCAAGCCGCTGTCCTCGCTTCGCCACGCGCTGCATGTAATCCTGAAGCCCCACCAGATCGCGCTTCGGACCAATGATCGGCCGCGCCGCAGGTATCAGAGTATTGGCTGCCTCGATCGGTAACGGTAGTTTCTCGATATCGGGGTTCGCCTTATCCCATGTCGAGCTTGGTTCATCACCGCGCAGGACCGCTTGGACACCGACTTCCAAAAAATCAAAGCCAGCAGCTCTGATTGTCGTCGCATCATCAAGAGTACCGCAACAGCCAAGGCGCATGACCTATTCCTAAAACACACAACCGGGATTTTGGTAATTCCCTTGATGAATGTTGTACCCGATTAGTGCCTATCGATCAGCCGGGGCCGGAAGCAATCAGTACCGAGGGACTTTGGGATCGATGTCGATCGACCAGAGGTCGATGCCGCCAGCCATTGAGGTGATATCTCGAAACCCCTGCTGGCGCAGGATCGTAGCGAACTGAAGAGAGCGTCCCCCATGATGGCAATGAACAACGATTTTGCGGTCTTTGCAATCTTCAAGCTCGGGTAACCGTGCTGCGATGTCCTGAAGCGGTACGAGCTGACTTCCTTCGATCCGGTTGGCTGCGTATTCAGCGGGTTTGCGGCAATCGATTAACACGAAATTCTCACCACGATCACGCATCGCTTTCACCTGGCGAGGCGTGACCTCCCATTCGGGACGAAAGTTGTAGCCTTCAGGTAAACCGCGGGGGTCAAGTTTAGGAGACGTAGCCATGGGAGTATGTGGAGCTTGCAAGCTCCACGACCTGTATTGAATGTTATATCGCAGCAAGCACACGGTGCAGAGCCGCAGCAGCATTTTCGAGACGCAGTGCGCCGGACATGTTTTCCGTAAAGTCTTCGATCACCAGCGGCACGTGTCTTCCAGCCTCGTGTAGTGACTTGATCCAGTCAGGTATGTAGAGATCCGCCTCGGTAAGCGGGCAGCCGTTGAGACCAAACTTACGAAAACCCTGAGCGTCGTAGTTTCCTGCTGACCGCCTCGTACCGCCGACGTGGCAATGGTCGATGTAATCACCCATAACAGCTACCGCCAGATTGGGCTGATACCCGCCTTCGATATTGAAATTAGCAATGTCAAAAATCACACCCAACTCACGCGGATCAAAATGGCGGCAGATATTCCACGCCAGCGAGGGTGAGGCTGCGATCATTCCAGCGTGTGTCTCGATCACAACCTTTTGCTGGTAAGGCTTGGCCAGAGCTACCGCCCGCTGATAACCAGCCACGGTCTTATCAAGTATCTCCCGATAATTGAACGGCCCTTGCGGGTAACCACGCCAGTTTTCCGGTGCAACGCGCACTGCGCCAGCACCCACGATCTGGCCCCCTTCAAAATTAAGTTTCAGTTTGTCGTCTGTGTCTGACAATGAAACTGCGGGAACCGTGCCGAACACTTTGATACCCGCATCATCCATCTGCCTGCGAATCTGCTTTCCCTCTTTGACCAGCCGTTCGGGGGTGAGGTCGAACTTGTAATTACCCCAGTTGGCGTAGGGCTTACCGACATTTTCCGGCATGATGTGTCTTGGTCGGAGCGAAATCCCAGCCACCCCGACTCGCTGACACAACGTCAACTGCTCCGCCAGATCAAGTTCAGGGAGCATGACGGCAGTGACACCCAGCGGCATGTTTGACTTTTGCATGGCTTGACTGGTTCCGAGATTGTGGGGCGAAGATCAGGTCTTTGCAGGTGTGGAGCCGCTGGCTGTGTCGAGCAGTTCCACATGTGTGTAGGGGTCAAGATTGATAACGACAATCTCGCCGTCATCCTTACGAAGAACAAGCCGGTCGAGCCAGAGTCGATCGTCCTTGGCGTGAGCAAACCACGAGCCGGTCTTCGCCTGTCCGACACGAATGACCGTGCCGGTGACCGTGGTGGTCCAGACCTCGTCGCGCTGGGCGATCTGCTGCGTAACGGTGACTTTCTGGCCGGGCTGAAACTGATCGATCGGTTGTGGCATGGTGTGAACCTCGAACGAAACAGGATAGTGGATACAGTAAGAACCGTAAATTCGACTAAATCCTCTACCCTCTAAATCAAGCGGACCATTTCCCTGCCGCCGGCACCGGTTAATGAACCATACTGCATAACCCAAGGGGCTGACTACACTGTCGCGCATGAAAACAACCGCATGGCTCGCAAGCTCAATGCTGCGTCAATACGCACTGGGCGCACCTCGTCGTACAAAATCGCTCCATCTACTGGCCGCAAGAGGTGAGCGCGTTTCGTTTCAGGTCTCCTTCTTTCAACCGTTCCTCAAGCCGGTTCCAGCCACCGCGGTGGCTTTGTGTCGGTCACTTCGTGTACGAGTCAGGCGAGTCGGCCACGTGCCGGTCCCTCACTTCAATACCTTCACCCCATTTGATGAACGTGATACCGAGGCCCGTATTCCTGGTTACGTGCCGGATGTGCTCTACCCTGAAAACAGTTTTAACGCACCACCGCAGGAGATTTCTTCGTTCTGGATTACGGTTGAGGTTCCTCGATCCGCAAAGGCCGGCCAACACGAAGTCGTTGTCGAATTGAGCTGCAACGACTGCCCGAAAACTCGGCTCGTGGCGACCGTTGAAGTCGCGGCAGTAACGATCAAACCGCGCAAGCAGTTTCGCATCACACACTGGTTCTATGCTGATGCGCTTTGCGATTGGTACAAGGTCCAACCATGGGATGAAGCGTTCTGGACGATCTGCGAAAAATACATGCGTAATTATGCGGATCACGGGCTGGACATGATCTACGTGCCCATGTTCACCCCGCCGCTGGACGGCGTGAAGCGGCCGACGCAGCTACTGGGTGTTCGACAAAAGGGCAAAGGTACGAAGGCCAAGTATGAGTTTGACTGGACAAACGTAATCCGCTGGATCAGGCTGGCACGTCAATGTGGAATCGAAAGCTGGGAGTGGACGCACCTCTTTACGCAATGGGGAGTAAAGCACGCCATCCGCATCTACCGCGATACGCACGATGACACATCATTACTCTGGCCGGCGGATACTGCTGCGACCTCGGCTGTGTATCGAAATTTTCTTGCACAATTCCTGCCCAAGTTCCACGAATTTCTGATTGAACATCAGTTGCTCGGTCAATCACAATTTCATGTCTCCGATGAGCCGCACGGCGACGAACATCTGGCCAACTATCGTGCAGCCAGAGAGATGCTTCGAGAATTAGCTCCCTGGATGCGCGTCATGGATGCGCTTTCTGATGTTCGTTACGGCAAGGAAGGACTGACGGACACTCCTATTCCGAGCATTCAATCCGCTTTGGAATACGTCGATGCCCGCCTGCCAAGCTGGTGCTACTACTGTTGCGGCCCGCGTGATCGTTATCTCAATCGTCTGCTCGATTCGCCTCTGGCGAAGATACGCATGAATGGCTGGCTCTTTTACCGCTGGGGCTTTGGTGGATTTCTGCACTGGGGTTACAACTACTGGTACAAGAGCCAAACGCGGCAGATGATCGATCCGTTTGTCGTCAGTGACGGCCTCGGCTGGCCGGGATGGGCCTATGGCGATCCGTTCGTCGTCTATCCGGGGTCTGCGGAGGTCGGACCGCTCGACTCGATCCGCTGGGAAGTTTTCGCTGAATCGCTCCAGGATTACGCATTGCTCCAGACGCTCGGCGTGGATATGAACAGCAACTTGCTTAAACCCCTGAAGAGCTTTCAGGATTTCCCGAAAACAGAAGTGTGGATCAATACTGCACGGCGACGACTGCTGAAAGAATGGATGTAACCATTAACCAAGATCGCAACCATTCACGTCACAAACAATCGACCACAAGCCGCTAAACTGTTTTTCTATGAAAATCACAGCCATCGAAACACACGTCTGTAATGCGCGAATGCGCAACTGGATATTTGTGAAAGTCGTCACCGACCAGCCCGGACTTTGGGGCTGGGGAGAAGGTACGCTCGAGTGGCATACGCGCAGCGTCGTTGCAGCTATTCAGGACATGGAACATTTGCTTGTCGGCGAAGACC encodes:
- a CDS encoding DUF4091 domain-containing protein, producing MKTTAWLASSMLRQYALGAPRRTKSLHLLAARGERVSFQVSFFQPFLKPVPATAVALCRSLRVRVRRVGHVPVPHFNTFTPFDERDTEARIPGYVPDVLYPENSFNAPPQEISSFWITVEVPRSAKAGQHEVVVELSCNDCPKTRLVATVEVAAVTIKPRKQFRITHWFYADALCDWYKVQPWDEAFWTICEKYMRNYADHGLDMIYVPMFTPPLDGVKRPTQLLGVRQKGKGTKAKYEFDWTNVIRWIRLARQCGIESWEWTHLFTQWGVKHAIRIYRDTHDDTSLLWPADTAATSAVYRNFLAQFLPKFHEFLIEHQLLGQSQFHVSDEPHGDEHLANYRAAREMLRELAPWMRVMDALSDVRYGKEGLTDTPIPSIQSALEYVDARLPSWCYYCCGPRDRYLNRLLDSPLAKIRMNGWLFYRWGFGGFLHWGYNYWYKSQTRQMIDPFVVSDGLGWPGWAYGDPFVVYPGSAEVGPLDSIRWEVFAESLQDYALLQTLGVDMNSNLLKPLKSFQDFPKTEVWINTARRRLLKEWM
- a CDS encoding sugar phosphate isomerase/epimerase codes for the protein MRLGCCGTLDDATTIRAAGFDFLEVGVQAVLRGDEPSSTWDKANPDIEKLPLPIEAANTLIPAARPIIGPKRDLVGLQDYMQRVAKRGQRLGIKRFVFGSGGARRRPDDVDEATAWSHLVEFTRMAGEICAHHSITLVIEHLNRNETNTLNSLAECQQLCEQVDLPSVQMLVDSYHYGLENETDDAIVALGGSLRHVHIAEVEKRIEPGGYRSVKGDKASLSFDFDSFFCTLRKIGYDERISLECGWSRPIEEIGAQTVRFIRDTWERAGECSQQA
- a CDS encoding sugar phosphate isomerase/epimerase, producing the protein MQKSNMPLGVTAVMLPELDLAEQLTLCQRVGVAGISLRPRHIMPENVGKPYANWGNYKFDLTPERLVKEGKQIRRQMDDAGIKVFGTVPAVSLSDTDDKLKLNFEGGQIVGAGAVRVAPENWRGYPQGPFNYREILDKTVAGYQRAVALAKPYQQKVVIETHAGMIAASPSLAWNICRHFDPRELGVIFDIANFNIEGGYQPNLAVAVMGDYIDHCHVGGTRRSAGNYDAQGFRKFGLNGCPLTEADLYIPDWIKSLHEAGRHVPLVIEDFTENMSGALRLENAAAALHRVLAAI